DNA from Sulfodiicoccus acidiphilus:
ATGGCCAAGAGGCTAACCTGAATTCGGAGAGGAACCCATTTACGATGGAAAGGAAGTCTGAAAATGAGAAGAGCAGCACGTGGACGACGAGCTAAATAATTCCTCACCAAGTCACCCTCAGTGAGCCTAGTGACTATCTAGCTCTCCTGAAGGTTAAAAGAGGCCGAGAACCGACATTCTCAAACTCACGGGATCTACGGTCCAATAGGGATATCCCAAACTTCATTGGGGTCTTAACATCAATGTTTAGAAGTAAGGAAAGCCAGCAGGGTGAGATACCTAGGTCGAAAATAAACATTTATAGGAGCTTCAATAATACAAATCGAGATGAGACCTAGACCTTTCTCGTATCGTGCTCCAACCACCCTGAAAGAAGCAGTGGAGATACTTTCGAAGGACGAGGACTCAAAAGCGATGGCTGGAGGGCAAAGCCTACTGCCCATGATGAAATTGAGAATCATAGGACCGTCCACGATCGTATCTCTCTCCAAGGTGGCGGAGCTGAAACCCCACGTAACCGTGTCGGGAGAGACCGTTAAGATTGGAGCCCTGACCACACACGACGCAGTGAACAGGAGCCCAGACCTGAAGAGGTATGCTCCGTTATTGAGCGAAGCGGCCGGCCACATAGCTGACCAGCAAATAAGGAACCGTGGTACAATAGGTGGTAACATTTCCCACGGCGATCCAGCCTGCAACATGGCGACCGCCCTAACCGCCCTCGACGCCACTGTTCACGTAACTGGGCCTGAGGGTAAGAGGACGATCCCAATAAGGGACTTCTTCGTCGATACACTAGTTACCTCTCTAAGACAGGGCGAGGTGGTGACGGATGTAGAGGTGCCTGTAGCTAGGCCAGGCACGAAGCAGAAGTTCGTGAAGATTTCCAAGACCGCTACGTCTTGGCCCATGGCCATGGTTGGAGTGAGTGTAGAGCTCTCGCCCGAGAGGAAGGTTGAGAGAGTCTCGATAGCACTGGGAGTGGCCGCCAAC
Protein-coding regions in this window:
- a CDS encoding FAD binding domain-containing protein; translation: MRPRPFSYRAPTTLKEAVEILSKDEDSKAMAGGQSLLPMMKLRIIGPSTIVSLSKVAELKPHVTVSGETVKIGALTTHDAVNRSPDLKRYAPLLSEAAGHIADQQIRNRGTIGGNISHGDPACNMATALTALDATVHVTGPEGKRTIPIRDFFVDTLVTSLRQGEVVTDVEVPVARPGTKQKFVKISKTATSWPMAMVGVSVELSPERKVERVSIALGVAANTPVRATKAEEYLIGKVLTEEVVKVAGDVATDGLTPPSDLHASSEYRRQLLRVLVRRALSTVGEVS